A single region of the Dunckerocampus dactyliophorus isolate RoL2022-P2 chromosome 3, RoL_Ddac_1.1, whole genome shotgun sequence genome encodes:
- the alpk3b gene encoding alpha-protein kinase 3 isoform X3 — MSEFKIHQRYFAKLKQKAENRCKEAEGKENQEPLRTVSPERWQRKRRSTMEAFLSMPSSTEDEGNEEVGRSVAVESEVRLEEHTEELVEETTSSVTCSKTSQLIHENGSVGGKTPFVKKKIKISSSAKMEQAEEMPEEVMEVQSFIPPVLENGRFSRNTSSEELMKPSLDLSKESAKKEKASNSKHEEKVSEKKTQSLHVTSRLQSAPPRPVTEDMTTTKTKNVPVMANSSTDADLGSVHLVPPSQAILPGPSYQQTSDQPPEKEAKPCPGNSSVPIEVTQARTWMSRNDAPVNPEPPPDCRSVDVRPQQKAPATIDDGLPLFIAPIVELTQNTRHHSTGSNESHTGLYARPRKSAIVPSVEPQSQTGLVVKCVEGIKGNEKVEGNEISKSVVLGETSSSCKIQLDTGDKVKKVSNPMDVCVSKTKKTECSLKPNPELQTNKPTKTNTVTPHSKKYPNLHEQQPEDVQEIPKPLTRVISVAELLRSQIRTLESELTSPINVGLVEDQPQMLRNYDNKCKSEVKKSAPGSLLESLVGRTSPSEHLVKQSHQGKNKTQDAISTTLQKDPSSSVPAPFVQEGNQDFLNIPQVGSLTSLPMTPKEEETQRPASRASSNVIQGKDSGLIKKFIPETELNNEIQHSSQTLVDQEHCPTHCLQEVQMFSDKSVLGTVTQENLSVQKSQSLVEVIPGSDFLTNSNPKSSPVLMKRPCDSLVPSATAQELASGARRKVLNSKVKPVDNAETDLPPYQPQKQEISPPDSNVSTSAVTILSSPSCSRQPPLLQPNDERTSPAERRSPLPGRDKVTTASSQPPNEEVQSEKSEKTRRDPCKAPQVIRKIRSERFADASGHLKLWCQFFNILSDSTITWYRNQAEIARIMRTAADESQANLAVVQASSKDSGVYKCTITNEYGSDSTDFQLGPDILARFSLREDNGVGEEIEMAPLVFSKGVADGGVWGGNFFGRIVVQKSCISDSCTQKVWRAKVIYGLEPVFESGNTCIIKVLRHVAYGGKEEHCLIDRNMDLVKQECKIQNLAREYCKIFSAEARVVENFGPPLEVVPLYLMYRPANTIPYATVEADLTGAYQKYAFLDDTGGMERRTASEVELKCCALQHWIFQWTNGNLLITRLEGVDTKLTNVGMAVKSTGHQGLAIEGKPKVFEHFASQHQCNYFCGLLGLRSLKLLDSLMVPLAKPKGSRSPLLQRKIQASGSCSPQGGRKAGGSPRLSRKAEQDGRKTPTGQKAADAPEAHS; from the exons ATGAGCGAGTTCAAAATCCACCAGCGCTACTTTGCCAAGCTCAAGCAGAAAGCGGAGAACAGATGCAAGGAGGCCGAAGGCAAGGAGAACCAGGAGCCGCTGCGGACCGTCAGTCCGGAGCGCTGGCAGAGGAAGCGGCGCTCCACCATGGAGGCCTTTCTGAGCATGCCCAGCTCCACGGAGGATGAGGGTAATGAGGAGGTCGGACGATCTGTTGCGGTGGAGTCAGAGGTGAGGTTGGAGGAGCACACTGAAGAGCTGGTGGAGGAGACGACAAGCTCTGTGACTTGTTCCAAAACAAGTCAGCTCATTCATGAAAATGGAAGCGTGGGCGGTAAGACTCCTTTCGTCAAGAAGAAGATCAAGATTTCCAGCAGTGCAAAAATGGAGCAAGCTGAGGAGATGCCTGAGGAGGTGATGGAAGTGCAGAGTTTTATCCCTCCAGTGCTGGAAAATGGAAGGTTTTCAAGGAATACAAGTTCAGAGGAGCTCATGAAGCCTTCTCTGGACCTTTCCAAAGAAAGCGCAAAGAAAGAGAAGGCAAGCAACAGCAAACATGAAGAAAAAGTCTCAGAGAAGAAGACTCAAAGTCTTCACGTGACTTCCAGACTGCAAAGTGCACCTCCAAGGCCAGTCACGGAGGACATGAcaacaacaaagacaaagaatGTTCCAGTCATGGCTAACTCTTCCACAGATGCAGATCTTGGATCAGTGCACCTGGTCCCCCCAAGCCAGGCCATTTTACCTGGGCCATCCTACCAGCAGACTTCAGATCAGCCACCAGAAAAGGAAGCAAAGCCGTGTCCAGGGAATTCGTCTGTGCCGATTGAG GTTACACAAGCCCGTACATGGATGAGTCGGAATGATGCACCTGTCAACCCAGAGCCTCCACCTGACTGCCGTTCGGTGGACGTTCGACCACAGCAGAAGGCTCCAGCTACAATAGATGACGGCCTACCTCTTTTTATTGCACCCATTGTTGAACTGACGCAGAACACAAGGCATCATTCCACAGGATCAAATGAAAGCCACACAGGCCTTTATGCACGACCTCGAAAGTCGGCCATAGTTCCATCTGTAGAACCACAAAGCCAAACTGGTTTAGTTGTGAAATGTGTAGAAGGGATAAAAGGTAATGAGAAGGTTGAAGGCAATGAGATTAGCAAGTCAGTGGTGCTGGGTGAAACCTCTTCTTCATGTAAGATTCAACTAGACACCGGAGATAAAGTAAAGAAAGTCTCCAATCCCATGGATGTTTGTGTGTCAAAGACAAAGAAGACAGAGTGTAGTTTAAAACCCAATCCTGAGTTACAGACTAATAAACCGACTAAAACTAATACTGTcaccccacattccaaaaaatatccaaacttaCATGAGCAGCAACCCGAAGACGTCCAAGAAATCCCCAAACCTCTGACCAGAGTCATATCTGTTGCAGAGCTTTTAAGGTCCCAAATAAGGACTCTGGAGTCTGAGCTAACAAGTCCCATAAATGTGGGACTTGTTGAAGACCAGCCCCAAATGTTAAGAAATTATGACAACAAATGTAAATCTGAAGTAAAGAAGTCAGCACCAGGAAGCCTACTAGAGAGTCTTGTTGGTAGAACATCTCCAAGCGAACATCTTGTAAAGCAAAGTCATCAGGGCAAGAATAAGACTCAAGATGCAATTTCAACAACTCTTCAAAAAGATCCTAGTTCCTCTGTCCCCGCCCCCTTTGTCCAAGAAGGCAATCAAGATTTCTTGAACATTCCCCAGGTAGGGTCTTTAACTTCTCTTCCCATGACTCCTAAGGAGGAGGAAACCCAAAGACCTGCATCGAGAGCCTCAAGTAATGTGATTCAAGGTAAAGACTCAGGGCTCATAAAAAAGTTCATCCCAGAAACTGAACTCAACAATGAAATTCAACACTCTTCCCAAACACTTGTAGATCAAGAGCATTGTCCAACTCATTGTCTACAAGAAGTGCAGATGTTTTCTGATAAAAGTGTCCTTGGTACAGTCACACAAGAAAACTTAAGTGTCCAAAAAAGCCAGTCACTGGTTGAAGTCATTCCTGGGAGTGATTTCTTAACCAATTCAAATCCCAAATCCAGTCCGGTATTGATGAAAAGACCGTGTGACTCTCTTGTACCGTCTGCCACTGCACAAGAGCTAGCCTCTGGGGCCCGCCGCAAGGTCCttaactccaaagtcaaacctgTGGACAACGCAGAGACTGATTTACCGCCGTATCAACCTCAGAAACAAGAGATTTCTCCACCCGACAGCAACGTTTCAACAAGTGCAGTGACAATCCTGTCGTCTCCAAGCTGTTCACGGCAGCCACCTCTTCTACAACCCAATGACGAGAGAACATCTCCTGCAGAGAGGAGGTCGCCACTGCCGGGTAGGGACAAGGTGACAACAGCCTCAAGCCAACCGCCCAATGAGGAAGTCCAAAGTGAGAAAAGTGAGAAGACCAGACGTGACCCATGCAAAG CCCCTCAAGTTATCCGTAAGATCAGAAGTGAAAGGTTTGCGGACGCATCGGGACACCTAAAACTGTGGTGCCAGTTCTTCAACATTCTCAGCGACTCTACAATCACTTGGTACAGAAATCAGGCTGAGATTGCTCGTATTATGAGGAC TGCGGCGGATGAAAGTCAGGCCAATCTGGCAGTCGTTCAAGCATCAAGTAAAGACTCTGGTGTTTACAAATGCACAATCACCAATGAATATGGGAGCGACTCGACTGACTTTCAGCTTGGCCCAGACA TCTTGGCACGATTTTCTCTCCGTGAGGACAATGGAG TTGGAGAAGAGATCGAAATGGCGCCCCTGGTGTTCAGTAAGGGCGTGGCAGATGGTGGCGTTTGGGGCGGCAACTTTTTCGGTCGCATAGTGGTGCAAAAATCCTGTATATCCGATAGTTGCACCCAGAAAGTCTGGAGGGCTAAGGTCATCTATGGCCTGGAGCCTGTGTTTGAGTCCGGAAACACGTGCATCATCAAAGTACTCCGCCATGTTGCTTATGGCGGAAAGGAGGAGCACTGCCTCATAGACAGGAACATGGACCTAGTCAAGCAA gagtgtaaaattcAGAACCTGGCTCGTGAATACTGCAAAATCTTCTCTGCAGAGGCAAGAGTTGTTGAAAACTTTGGGCCCCCTCTTGA GGTAGTCCCACTCTACTTGATGTACCGGCCAGCCAACACAATCCCCTATGCCACAGTGGAAGCTGACCTGACGGGAGCGTATCAGAAATATGCCTTCCTGGATGATACAGGGGGGATGGAGAGGAGAACTGCCTCTGAAGTGGAGTTGAAGTGTTGTGCTTTGCAGCACTGGATCTTTCAATGGACCAACGGGAATCTGCTCATCACCCGGCTAGAAG gtgttGACACAAAGCTCACCAACGTTGGAATGGCAGTGAAATCTACAGG ACATCAGGGCCTCGCCATTGAGGGCAAGCCTAAAGTGTTTGAGCACTTTGCGTCGCAGCATCAGTGTAACTACTTCTGTGGGCTGCTGGGCCTGAGGTCGCTGAAGCTTCTGGACTCGCTAATGGTGCCGCTGGCAAAGCCCAAAGGCTCCAGGAGTCCTTTGCTGCAGCGTAAGATTCAAGCTTCCGGCTCTTGCAGCCCTCAGGGTGGAAGGAAAGCTGGCGGCAGCCCCCGACTGTCCAGGAAGGCCGAGCAAGATGGAAGAAAGACCCCCACGGGACAGAAGGCTGCTGATGCTCCTGAAGCTCATAGTTGA